Part of the Vigna angularis cultivar LongXiaoDou No.4 chromosome 1, ASM1680809v1, whole genome shotgun sequence genome, ttttcaaTTACTTGGAAGCGTTGTTAGTACTACAGAAAATATCAcgtcaaaataaaatttgacttggcaaataataaaaaagaaaatgacaagtGTCACTTATCAATATAATTTTGCTACACATCAAATGTGTTTCACTTGTGCAAAACATCGTGGTGGTTATACCAGTCATTGATGAAAAGAACAACCAAGATACCAATTTATTTGCAAATGTTATGGATCGTCTTTAAGATGTTGTTgagaaaactaaatataaaaagcattttgaaaatgtttattttattataaataatataaaacatatttaataactTTAAGCAATTGAAATCATTTAGTATGGTATATTAAATACTTCTTTACTGGTGTTCATGATTATCTTGCACAAGATTCAAAAGAGATTCAAAAAGAGTTATTATTTAATGAgattgtttttcaaaaaaatattaacatttgtttaattcttaatctttttttatctattttaataacGAAATAATGTATAAGTCCACTAagcattttttactattttgagGAAATAAGTCTTAAAAAAGTACGCTCAGGAAATATTTTACAACTATTAAAAcgattttttaaaaagattcttgtccttttcaaaataaacaatataaaatatgttaaaacatATGCCTCCAGAGATactatataaagaaataaaaaacaaaaaaaataaataagaaagggATCTTTAAAATATAccctttattattatttaaaaaatattaaaaaaacaaaaagtgctTTCTCTTAGCTTTCATTAAATAAAGtctgtttgtgttttttataatttgtaataaaattgaattatttaagaTGTAATATGAATAAATATCAACAGCAGTAAGttgttttattaatgatttgttAATGTGTGTATTGTTGTGGTAAAAGAAGGGAAAGAAAGAAGTGTAAGGTACCTCAGTCATGGTGGGTCGCCAAGTCGAAGAAGCTCGAATGCAGAGAGATGCAGCAAAGGAAAATCTTTTTAACTGTGTAACATCATAAGTCCCTTCAAGCCTTGGATCTACCAACTCTTCAATCCCACCCTTGTTCAAAATTGGTTTGGCCTATTTGTTCAAAATGCATGTTTACCGATAATAGCGTTAATTAATAGTGACTTAACCACCATCAGACCAAACAAACCAAAAGGCATTTCTCTTGTAACACGCCAAGTTCATAACCACAGAACAAAGTCACAAAGGAAAAAAGAGGGATTACTTACCCAGCTGTGTAAGCTTTGGTGTGACCCATCCACTGGTTTTCTGCCAGAGATTACTTCCAGCAAGAACACACCAAAGGCAAACACATCTGTCTTCTCATCCACAACTCCATGCAAGTAGTACTCTGGGGCCAAATGTCTGCAAAAGGTTCAAAAAATATCCATTTTCAAACCAttcatgtattttatttaaaatatactatcCATCATGTTTATCATTGAAGGGTCCATGGAAAGATGAGTACCCAAATGTCCCTTCTATTGGGGCAATGGAATGATGAGTCCACTGAGATGGAAGCCATTTTGCTAGTCCAAAATCAGATATCTGCCACGGTCATAAAACATCATCAATACTTTCGGTAAAAATAAACCCATAAAACAACTTTGTTTGAAATATTGATTCAACTAAAATGGAAAAAGTGACTATAATACAGATTAAAAAAGGACCTGTGGCTCAAAATCCTTTGTTAACAAAATGTTTGATGCCTTAATGTCCCGGTGGATTATCCTCCTTTTGCAGCCCTTATGCAAGTAGTGGAGGCCGCGAGCAGTTCCAATGGCTATCTTGTGCCTCGTTTTCCAATCTAAAGGGGGCAACTTTTCATCTACAAAGAAAACCCATCCACCGGTAAAAACCCTTATTTTTATTTCGTTAAACCCAGAATGCATTCAATTTTTTGCTGCCAAAATTTCAATCTTtatgagaaaacaaaatatttgtttatggCTGATGTTGGTTTAGGAATTACCGTGAAGAAGGGATGCAACAGAACCTCTAGAAGATAACTCAAAAACAAGGTAAAGGCCATTGTCAATACAACACCCCAGAAGAGGCAACACATTGGAATGGTTCACATGACCAATTGTACCAATCTCTGTCAAAAactctttctcctttctctcgtCCCTCGAAGTTCTTGTGAGTCTCTTCACAGCAATTTCTTCTCCCCCATTCATTGTCCCCTTGTACACTTCCGCATACCCTCCCTTTCCAACCAAATTTTCTGccacaagaataaaaaaaaaaactttaacaaagcaaaaaaaaaaaggtacttAATTTTTCAAACCAAACCTGAATTACCTGAGCTGAAGCCATTTGTGGCATCAAACAAATCATCATAAGAGAAGCACTTCCAAGAGGGTCTTCCAGAAGGCTCTTCTTTAGACGGAAGAGTCTCGTGACTTTCTCCACCATTAGGACTCAGAACTTGCTCCCTTGAACTACGTCTTCCAAAGGAGAAGAACCTCTTGAAGCTGTTGCTCCGAATATACCTCATTGCAAAAAACAATCCAACAGGGTACTCTGTTTCATGCAGAGCAGAGCAATTGAAAACAGAGAACAAGAGAAGCAACTCCACGTTTGGGTCTCACATACATAGAGAGACCACAAGCGCTCTCCTAGGTTTTGTTTTCTTCGGAAAAGTTGTGGTGTGAAGAAGTGCCTTGTACTAGGGAGGGACCATTAGAGAAGCTGAAATGCTTTTTCTCCAATACCATCCATGCTATGCTATGATAACTTTTGTAGATACAAATGGCAAGAAAACTTAAACTGTGGAGAGAAGAGTacgaagaaagaaaaatatggaTTGAATAAAGAGGTTGCGATTTTGGTTCTTATAGGATAGCCTCACCCCTATTATCTTTCCTCTCTGCTTAATTTGCTTTGAATCTTGTTAATTCACCTAATTAATTGCCACCAGTAGTGACCCGTGCTTTTCACAAATGTAATAGTAACATAAGTTTATCAAATATCTCTGTCATTCTTAATCCCATCTAGAAGTTAGACATGCGTGTTCCATGACTATTTCTTCCATTGCTGATGTAATGAAAGtgaatttcttaaataatttctcCAACTCAAGTTAAGAACTAGTTAAGGATAACATAATTAAATGTATCTGTGCATCTAATGGAATTTCgcctttatatttttcttgtgatttattttccttatacattcatgtttttatattaaaaaaggaaaatttggaGGGAACCCTCATTCCATGTGTCAGCTCTGAGTGTGCTACTATTGGTGCTACAGTAGATGGCCACATCCAACTAAGGCATTTGGTTCAGGTAAAACTACTTTGCATTTATGATGGAAAACGAGTTCTAATGAAAAAGTAGTTTTTATTATGTCAAATTATTTTCAGACCACGTTTATGTTAAAAGCTATATTTATTGTGTCACCGCTCCATAACTCCATTTTCTGAAATGTGAACCCTACAATGAGATTAGTCCAAACgggattaaaattaattgtcaTTTAAAACGTAAAATTCACTTTATAAACTCAAAAAGGATTGATGTCTGTGCCATCAGGAATGAAATCTTAAGTTTTTCTGTGTTATTGCTCTATTATGCCTTCTAAATATACTTATAgtcattaattttgaaattttgaaatatattaaaagaactttt contains:
- the LOC108322107 gene encoding probable receptor-like serine/threonine-protein kinase At5g57670; this encodes MRYIRSNSFKRFFSFGRRSSREQVLSPNGGESHETLPSKEEPSGRPSWKCFSYDDLFDATNGFSSENLVGKGGYAEVYKGTMNGGEEIAVKRLTRTSRDERKEKEFLTEIGTIGHVNHSNVLPLLGCCIDNGLYLVFELSSRGSVASLLHDEKLPPLDWKTRHKIAIGTARGLHYLHKGCKRRIIHRDIKASNILLTKDFEPQISDFGLAKWLPSQWTHHSIAPIEGTFGHLAPEYYLHGVVDEKTDVFAFGVFLLEVISGRKPVDGSHQSLHSWAKPILNKGGIEELVDPRLEGTYDVTQLKRFSFAASLCIRASSTWRPTMTEVLEIMEEGETDMEKWKMPEEEEEEEEEEFWGFEDLEYEYDSSFSMSLLDSIGSTG